From a single Collimonas pratensis genomic region:
- the obgE gene encoding GTPase ObgE, producing the protein MKFIDEAKIEVIAGDGGNGVASFCREKFRPFGGPDGGDGGVGGSIWAVADRNINTLVDYRFSKMHRAGRGENGRGSDCYGKGADDIKLRMPVGTLIVDVNTGEAIADMTDHGQEVLLAKGGEGGWGNIHFKSSTNRAPRQKSDGKEGERRELRLELKVLADVGLLGQPNAGKSTFITAVSNARPKIADYPFTTLHPNLGVVRVSHEKSFVIADIPGLIEGAAEGAGLGIQFLKHLQRTGLLLHIVDLAPFEDTVDPVKEAKAIVKELKKYDQSLFDKPRWLVLNKMDVIPEGERVKRVKDFIKRFGWKGPVFEISALNRDGCPELVTEIYGYLAEKRQQETRSEEKQMVVEAQAILSIDPDDPRFKILD; encoded by the coding sequence ATGAAGTTTATAGATGAAGCAAAAATCGAAGTCATTGCCGGCGATGGCGGCAATGGGGTTGCGAGTTTTTGCCGTGAAAAATTCCGCCCGTTCGGCGGCCCGGACGGTGGCGATGGCGGCGTAGGCGGCAGTATCTGGGCCGTTGCCGACCGCAATATCAACACCCTGGTCGACTATCGTTTCTCCAAGATGCATCGCGCCGGCCGTGGCGAAAACGGCCGCGGCTCGGATTGCTACGGCAAGGGCGCGGACGATATCAAGCTGCGCATGCCGGTCGGCACGCTGATCGTTGACGTCAACACCGGCGAAGCCATCGCCGACATGACCGACCACGGCCAGGAAGTGTTGCTGGCCAAGGGCGGCGAGGGCGGCTGGGGCAATATTCATTTCAAGTCCTCGACCAACCGCGCACCGCGCCAGAAGAGCGACGGCAAGGAAGGCGAACGCCGCGAACTGCGATTGGAGCTGAAGGTGCTGGCCGACGTCGGCCTGCTGGGACAGCCGAATGCCGGCAAGTCGACCTTCATCACAGCAGTGTCGAATGCGCGCCCGAAGATTGCCGATTACCCATTCACCACCTTGCATCCGAACCTGGGCGTGGTCCGCGTCAGTCACGAAAAGAGTTTCGTGATCGCCGACATTCCAGGCCTGATCGAAGGCGCGGCAGAGGGCGCCGGACTAGGCATCCAGTTCCTGAAGCACTTGCAGCGCACCGGTTTGCTGCTGCACATTGTCGATCTGGCGCCGTTCGAAGATACGGTCGATCCGGTCAAGGAAGCCAAGGCCATCGTCAAGGAATTGAAGAAATACGATCAGTCGCTGTTCGACAAGCCACGCTGGCTGGTGCTGAACAAGATGGATGTGATCCCGGAAGGCGAGCGCGTCAAGCGCGTCAAGGATTTCATCAAGCGCTTCGGCTGGAAAGGCCCGGTATTTGAAATCTCCGCACTCAACCGCGACGGTTGCCCGGAACTGGTGACCGAGATTTACGGCTACCTGGCCGAGAAGCGCCAGCAGGAGACCCGTTCGGAAGAAAAACAGATGGTGGTGGAAGCACAAGCCATCCTGTCTATCGATCCGGACGATCCGCGTTTCAAGATACTGGACTAA
- the rpmA gene encoding 50S ribosomal protein L27 codes for MAHKKGGGTTRNGRDSESKRLGVKVYGGQAINAGGIIIRQRGTKTHPGENVGMGKDHTLFALIDGKVQFVTKGATQRNYVTVVAA; via the coding sequence ATGGCACATAAAAAAGGCGGCGGCACTACGCGCAACGGCCGTGACTCAGAGTCAAAGCGACTCGGCGTCAAGGTCTACGGTGGCCAGGCGATCAACGCCGGCGGCATCATTATTCGTCAGCGCGGCACTAAGACGCATCCAGGCGAAAATGTTGGCATGGGCAAGGATCACACCCTGTTCGCACTGATCGACGGCAAAGTACAATTCGTAACCAAGGGCGCTACCCAGCGTAACTACGTTACTGTCGTAGCAGCTTAA
- the rplU gene encoding 50S ribosomal protein L21 — MYAVIKTGGKQYKVVAGEKLKIEQIPADIGTELTIDQVLAVGAGDSLKFGAPLVEGATVSVKVLAQGRHDKVKIFKMRRRKHYQKHQGHRQNYTEIQIVSINA; from the coding sequence ATGTACGCGGTCATAAAAACCGGTGGCAAACAATATAAAGTTGTTGCCGGCGAAAAACTCAAAATAGAACAGATACCTGCAGACATTGGCACCGAACTCACTATTGATCAAGTGCTTGCAGTTGGCGCTGGCGATTCCCTGAAATTCGGGGCGCCATTGGTCGAAGGTGCTACGGTGTCGGTTAAGGTATTGGCGCAAGGTCGCCACGATAAAGTCAAGATCTTCAAAATGCGTCGTCGTAAGCATTATCAGAAGCATCAAGGCCATCGTCAAAATTACACCGAAATTCAAATCGTTTCGATCAACGCTTAA
- the grxD gene encoding Grx4 family monothiol glutaredoxin: MSDVQAWIKETVTSNPVVLFMKGTAQFPQCGFSGRAIQLLKTSGAENIVTINVLEDPVVRQGIKDYSNWPTIPQLYVNGEFVGGSDIMNEMFESGELQTLLKA; this comes from the coding sequence ATGAGCGATGTACAAGCGTGGATCAAGGAAACCGTGACCAGCAACCCAGTGGTGCTGTTCATGAAAGGAACCGCGCAGTTCCCACAATGCGGATTTTCCGGCCGCGCCATCCAGTTGTTGAAAACCAGCGGCGCTGAAAACATCGTCACCATCAATGTGCTGGAAGACCCGGTCGTGCGGCAAGGCATCAAGGATTACTCCAACTGGCCCACCATCCCGCAACTTTACGTCAACGGCGAATTCGTCGGCGGCTCGGACATCATGAATGAAATGTTTGAATCCGGCGAACTGCAAACCTTGCTGAAGGCCTGA
- a CDS encoding UbiX family flavin prenyltransferase, which yields MVSASPSLPPPRRLIVAITGATGVVYGVRLLQLLRELPGIESHLMISDAGVLNLHQELEMRRKQVEALADVVHSVRDVGASIASGSFQSDGMIVAPCSMKTLASVAHGLSDNLIARAADVVLKERRRLVLMVRETPFNLAHLRNMTSVTEMGGIIFPPLPGFYHRPQSIAEMVDHTVGRVLDLFAIEHALTPRWSGLKAE from the coding sequence GTGGTCTCAGCCAGCCCGTCACTGCCACCACCACGCCGCCTGATCGTCGCCATCACCGGCGCCACCGGCGTCGTCTATGGCGTGCGGCTGCTGCAGCTGCTGCGTGAACTGCCCGGCATCGAAAGCCATCTGATGATTTCCGACGCCGGCGTACTGAACCTGCACCAGGAGCTGGAGATGCGCCGCAAGCAGGTCGAAGCGCTGGCCGACGTGGTGCACAGTGTGCGCGATGTCGGCGCTTCCATCGCCAGCGGGTCGTTCCAGTCCGACGGCATGATCGTTGCCCCCTGCTCCATGAAAACCCTGGCCTCGGTAGCCCACGGGCTGTCGGACAATCTGATTGCCCGCGCCGCCGACGTGGTCCTCAAGGAACGCCGGCGCCTGGTCCTGATGGTGCGCGAAACGCCTTTCAACCTGGCGCACCTGCGCAACATGACCAGCGTCACCGAAATGGGCGGCATCATTTTCCCGCCGCTGCCAGGGTTTTATCACCGGCCGCAAAGCATTGCTGAGATGGTCGATCATACCGTGGGGCGGGTGCTGGACCTGTTTGCCATCGAACATGCGCTGACGCCACGCTGGAGCGGCTTGAAAGCGGAATAA
- a CDS encoding M61 family metallopeptidase → MKKNTSRKSAAGRSALSYSIVAADPAAHLFAVTLTIADPSSVGQIVALPAWIPGSYMIREFARNIVQIRAESNGRKIALRKIDKHSWQAAPCDGPLTLHYQVYAWDLSVRTAHLDQTHAFFNGTSVFLRVVGQEDVAHVVDIQRPQGDAYEAWRVATALPTLKAKRGAFGSYVAANYDELIDHPVEMGAFQLLSFKAHGVPHEMAITGNVPNLDLARLSADLKKICETQIAFFEPAGSKFAKRAPMDRYVFMTLAVGDGYGGLEHRASTALICARADLPVKGQPEMSDGYRTFLGLCSHEYFHTWNVKRIKPAAFAPYDLQVENYTPLLWLFEGFTSYYDDLMLLRSGLIDQAAYFKLIEKTVNGVLLGSGRHKQSVAESSFDAWVKYYRQDENAPNAIVSYYTKGSLVALALDLTIRSETKGRKSLDDVMRALWQKYGRDFYADNALSGRGVSEAAVEALFDEVTGLKLKRFFDRYVRATDDLPLAKLLAPTGIVVADQRKPGKPSLGARIAYSGGDCKLANVYHGGAGHRAGLSAGDVLVAIDGIRVPAKLDTLLARYRVGDTIMVHAFRRDELLVFSVRLLADSAPQVSLDTEAKPALGTAMRNAWLTGRNSR, encoded by the coding sequence ATGAAAAAGAATACCAGTAGAAAATCTGCCGCCGGCCGCAGCGCGCTGTCATACAGCATTGTCGCCGCCGATCCCGCCGCCCATCTGTTCGCCGTGACCTTGACGATTGCCGATCCGTCTTCTGTCGGCCAGATCGTCGCCTTGCCGGCGTGGATCCCGGGCAGCTACATGATCCGCGAGTTTGCCCGCAACATCGTGCAGATTCGCGCCGAATCCAATGGCCGCAAGATCGCGCTGCGTAAAATCGACAAGCATTCCTGGCAAGCCGCGCCCTGCGACGGTCCGCTGACCTTGCACTATCAGGTGTACGCCTGGGATCTGTCGGTGCGTACCGCGCACCTCGACCAGACCCATGCTTTCTTCAACGGCACCAGCGTTTTCCTGCGTGTGGTCGGTCAGGAAGATGTCGCGCATGTCGTCGATATCCAGCGGCCGCAAGGCGACGCTTATGAAGCATGGCGCGTCGCCACCGCATTGCCGACGCTCAAAGCCAAGCGCGGCGCCTTTGGCAGCTATGTCGCGGCCAACTACGACGAACTGATCGACCATCCGGTCGAAATGGGCGCTTTCCAGCTGCTCAGTTTCAAGGCGCATGGCGTGCCGCACGAAATGGCGATCACCGGCAATGTGCCGAATCTCGACCTGGCGCGCCTGAGCGCGGACCTGAAAAAGATTTGCGAAACCCAGATCGCCTTCTTCGAGCCGGCCGGCAGCAAGTTTGCCAAGCGCGCGCCGATGGATCGCTACGTATTCATGACGCTGGCGGTCGGTGATGGCTATGGCGGGCTGGAGCATCGCGCTTCGACGGCCCTGATCTGCGCGCGCGCCGATTTGCCGGTCAAAGGCCAGCCGGAGATGAGCGACGGCTACCGTACTTTCCTCGGCCTCTGCAGCCATGAATACTTTCATACCTGGAACGTCAAGCGCATCAAGCCGGCGGCTTTCGCGCCTTACGACCTGCAGGTGGAAAACTACACGCCGCTGCTGTGGCTGTTCGAAGGCTTCACCAGCTATTACGACGACCTGATGCTGTTGCGCAGCGGTCTGATCGACCAGGCGGCGTATTTCAAGCTGATCGAAAAAACCGTGAATGGCGTCCTGCTCGGCAGCGGCCGTCACAAGCAAAGCGTGGCGGAGTCCAGCTTTGACGCCTGGGTTAAATACTACCGCCAGGACGAAAACGCGCCGAACGCGATTGTCAGCTATTACACCAAGGGCTCGTTGGTGGCGCTGGCATTGGATCTGACCATCCGCAGCGAAACCAAGGGCAGGAAATCACTGGACGACGTGATGCGCGCCCTGTGGCAGAAATACGGCCGCGATTTTTATGCCGATAATGCCTTGAGCGGCCGTGGCGTCAGCGAAGCCGCGGTCGAGGCCTTGTTCGACGAAGTCACCGGCCTCAAGCTGAAACGCTTCTTCGACCGCTACGTGCGTGCCACCGATGACTTGCCGCTGGCGAAACTGCTGGCGCCGACCGGCATCGTGGTGGCCGATCAACGCAAGCCGGGCAAGCCTTCGTTGGGTGCACGCATCGCATACAGTGGCGGCGATTGCAAGCTGGCCAATGTCTATCACGGCGGCGCCGGCCATCGCGCCGGCTTGTCGGCCGGCGATGTGCTGGTGGCGATCGACGGTATCCGGGTGCCGGCCAAGTTGGACACCTTGCTGGCGCGTTACCGGGTTGGCGACACTATTATGGTCCATGCATTCCGGCGCGACGAGCTGCTGGTATTCAGCGTCCGCCTGCTGGCGGACAGCGCGCCGCAAGTCAGTCTCGATACCGAAGCCAAGCCGGCGCTGGGCACGGCCATGCGCAACGCCTGGCTGACTGGCCGCAACAGCCGCTAG
- a CDS encoding DUF3429 domain-containing protein — protein MNPHFLNKRIIHLLGYAGLIPFVLLTLASWLVSVDWLRDFIRGQLAYGIAALSFLGGIHWGAVVLRANLSADHTRKALIWGVAPTIIAWFSTMAGGFGFALLIAGFIAAYQADKRLFPWYGLPSWFIELRFRLTCVAVAALMLTVIAGNVRG, from the coding sequence ATGAATCCACATTTCCTGAACAAACGCATTATTCATTTACTCGGCTATGCCGGGCTGATTCCTTTCGTGCTGCTGACGCTGGCGAGCTGGCTGGTCAGCGTCGACTGGCTGCGCGATTTCATCCGCGGCCAGCTGGCATACGGCATTGCCGCGCTGTCTTTCCTGGGCGGCATCCATTGGGGCGCGGTGGTGCTGCGCGCCAACCTGTCTGCCGATCACACCCGCAAAGCCTTGATCTGGGGTGTGGCGCCGACCATCATTGCCTGGTTCTCGACCATGGCCGGCGGCTTTGGTTTCGCCTTGCTGATCGCCGGCTTCATCGCGGCTTACCAGGCTGACAAGCGCCTGTTCCCGTGGTACGGCTTGCCGTCCTGGTTTATTGAATTGCGTTTCAGGTTGACCTGCGTCGCGGTGGCGGCGCTGATGCTGACCGTGATTGCCGGTAACGTTCGAGGATAA
- a CDS encoding nucleotidyltransferase family protein, giving the protein MSLPLYSGQIVGLLLAAGRGRRFDPAGIHNKLLQSLPTAAGRTVLASAAAALAAALPVCIVLRPDVPEQVAQIAEYPWVQCVNADDGMAASLAYGVQQTREAAGWVIALADMPYVESATIQALAAALRQGADIAVPTFQGRRGNPVGFSRLHLPRLLALRGDQGARSLLQSFPLVEVALDDPGIHQDIDTVADIRQSSS; this is encoded by the coding sequence ATGAGTCTCCCTCTATATAGCGGCCAGATCGTCGGCCTGTTGCTGGCTGCCGGCCGGGGCCGTCGCTTTGATCCGGCCGGCATCCACAACAAGCTGCTGCAATCGCTGCCGACGGCTGCCGGCCGCACCGTGCTGGCCAGCGCTGCCGCCGCGCTGGCCGCGGCGCTGCCTGTCTGCATCGTGTTGCGGCCGGATGTGCCGGAGCAGGTCGCGCAAATAGCTGAATATCCCTGGGTGCAATGTGTCAATGCCGATGACGGCATGGCGGCGTCGCTGGCGTATGGCGTGCAGCAGACCCGGGAGGCGGCGGGGTGGGTCATTGCGCTGGCCGACATGCCTTATGTGGAAAGCGCGACCATCCAAGCCCTGGCGGCAGCGCTGCGCCAGGGCGCCGACATTGCGGTGCCGACATTCCAGGGGCGGCGCGGCAATCCGGTCGGCTTCAGCCGCCTGCACCTGCCGCGACTGCTGGCCTTGCGCGGCGACCAGGGCGCCCGCAGCCTGCTGCAGTCGTTTCCCTTGGTCGAGGTGGCGCTGGACGATCCTGGCATACATCAGGACATCGACACCGTCGCCGATATACGACAATCCTCCTCGTGA
- a CDS encoding DsbC family protein yields MKKTSVMLAALLGLWASVAGAETLQEAAVKKLIEPRLGEGAKVDEVTKTPYAGLFEVRVGSDIFYTDAAAKYVFVGRIMDAQSSRDFTRERVDELNKVKFADLPLDLAMKKVKGNGKRVIAVFEDPNCGYCKRFHKTTLQEVDNVTVYTFLFNILAEDSSVKARNVWCSADRNKAWTDLMVDGKAAAAAPASCQAPNDKVLALGQKLNVTGTPTIIFADGSRSPGWIDAKTMEAKFSSLK; encoded by the coding sequence ATGAAAAAAACGAGTGTGATGCTGGCAGCCTTGCTGGGCCTGTGGGCAAGCGTGGCCGGTGCCGAAACTCTGCAGGAAGCCGCAGTCAAGAAACTGATCGAGCCGCGCCTGGGCGAAGGCGCCAAGGTCGACGAAGTCACCAAGACGCCGTATGCCGGCTTGTTTGAAGTGCGCGTCGGCAGCGACATTTTCTACACCGATGCCGCGGCCAAATATGTATTCGTAGGCCGCATCATGGATGCCCAGTCTTCGCGCGACTTCACGCGTGAAAGAGTCGATGAGTTGAACAAGGTCAAGTTCGCCGACCTGCCGCTGGACCTGGCCATGAAGAAGGTCAAGGGCAATGGCAAGCGCGTGATCGCGGTGTTCGAAGATCCGAATTGCGGCTATTGCAAGCGCTTCCACAAGACGACGCTGCAGGAGGTCGATAACGTTACCGTTTACACTTTCCTCTTCAACATCCTGGCGGAAGACTCCTCGGTCAAGGCGCGCAACGTCTGGTGCAGCGCCGACCGCAACAAGGCATGGACCGACCTGATGGTCGACGGCAAGGCCGCTGCTGCTGCACCGGCATCCTGCCAGGCGCCTAACGACAAAGTCCTGGCGCTTGGACAAAAGCTGAATGTAACCGGCACGCCGACCATCATTTTTGCCGACGGTTCGCGTTCGCCGGGCTGGATCGATGCCAAGACCATGGAAGCAAAGTTCTCCTCTTTGAAGTAA
- a CDS encoding UbiH/UbiF family hydroxylase, protein MTKHQCDICIVGNGAVGKAAALGLAQMGLRVTLLGMAPGAPATAAAESWDTRVYALNHVARTLLSTVKVWDALDPARIAAVDGMSIKGGTDSSTGNLSFDAYSAHVDALAWIVEDRNLNQALDAALKFASNVRVLHGRVQSMQADAAAATVQLESGEAINAALVVGADGAQSWVRSQCGIGIDYRSYNQRGVVANFSCERPHHGIAHQWFTETEGIVALLPLPGQRVSLVWSAPEALALSLLEEPLSQVAARLSLLAAEQLGQLQPLQPELAQGFPLSLLKTHALVAPRVALIGDAGHVVHPLAGHGMNLGFGDVATLIQVLAERGAHRDCGDERLLARYARARKEEILLMQMTTDGLERLFGFDFGPLRLLRNAGLNLLDKIPVLKRQLMAHALGRTSE, encoded by the coding sequence ATGACAAAACATCAGTGCGATATATGTATCGTCGGCAATGGCGCTGTCGGCAAAGCGGCAGCGCTTGGTCTGGCGCAGATGGGCCTGCGCGTCACCTTGCTGGGGATGGCGCCGGGCGCTCCCGCAACTGCTGCGGCGGAGAGCTGGGACACCCGCGTGTATGCGCTGAATCATGTTGCGCGTACGCTGCTGTCCACAGTAAAAGTATGGGATGCGCTTGATCCGGCACGGATTGCCGCGGTTGACGGCATGTCGATCAAGGGCGGGACCGACAGCAGCACAGGGAATCTGTCTTTTGATGCCTACAGTGCGCACGTCGATGCTCTGGCGTGGATCGTCGAGGACCGGAATCTCAACCAGGCTCTGGATGCTGCCCTGAAATTTGCGTCGAATGTGCGGGTGCTTCATGGCCGCGTGCAAAGCATGCAGGCCGATGCCGCAGCCGCAACGGTGCAGCTGGAATCGGGCGAGGCGATCAACGCGGCCCTGGTCGTCGGCGCCGACGGCGCGCAGTCGTGGGTGCGCAGCCAGTGCGGCATCGGTATCGATTACCGCTCGTATAACCAGCGCGGCGTGGTCGCCAATTTTTCCTGCGAGCGGCCGCATCACGGCATTGCGCATCAATGGTTTACCGAAACCGAAGGCATCGTCGCTTTGCTGCCTTTGCCCGGCCAGCGCGTGTCGCTGGTCTGGTCGGCGCCGGAGGCGCTGGCGCTTTCCTTGTTGGAAGAGCCGCTGTCGCAGGTGGCGGCGCGCTTGTCGTTGCTGGCCGCAGAGCAGCTGGGGCAGTTGCAGCCCTTGCAGCCGGAGCTGGCGCAAGGATTTCCTCTCTCTCTGCTGAAGACGCATGCGCTGGTGGCGCCGCGGGTGGCGCTGATCGGCGACGCCGGCCACGTGGTGCATCCGCTGGCAGGGCATGGCATGAACCTGGGTTTTGGCGATGTCGCCACCTTGATCCAGGTGCTGGCAGAGCGCGGCGCCCATCGCGACTGCGGCGACGAGCGTCTGCTGGCGCGTTATGCCCGTGCGCGCAAGGAAGAGATATTATTGATGCAGATGACGACCGATGGCCTGGAACGGCTGTTCGGCTTCGATTTCGGCCCATTGCGCCTGTTGCGCAATGCCGGTTTGAACTTGCTGGACAAAATACCAGTCTTAAAAAGACAACTGATGGCCCACGCTTTGGGTCGGACAAGCGAATAA
- the minC gene encoding septum site-determining protein MinC, which translates to MLKNKSRKPIEIKIATVVAVSAILHDSDPMALEAALQEMTGGTADFFDNEFAVIDVAALGTDRPPIDWPQLVSLLKKYRLNAVAVRNAPADMEADILASGLSIDQMVAARQEPAAAPPPPAPVVAAPAKAAASTMIIDTPIRAGQRIYARDADLVITATVNNGAEIIADGSIHVYAPLRGRALAGASGDTSARIFAASMEAELVSIAGVYRTFENGLPPEQKGQPAQIRLSGDRIDVLSLNSASRN; encoded by the coding sequence ATGCTCAAAAACAAATCCCGCAAGCCGATTGAAATAAAAATTGCAACAGTGGTCGCCGTCTCGGCGATCTTGCATGATTCCGATCCGATGGCCCTGGAAGCAGCCTTGCAGGAAATGACGGGGGGCACCGCGGATTTCTTTGACAACGAATTTGCCGTCATCGACGTCGCCGCGCTGGGAACGGACAGGCCGCCGATAGACTGGCCGCAACTGGTTTCGCTGCTGAAAAAATATCGTCTGAATGCAGTCGCAGTCCGCAACGCCCCGGCTGACATGGAAGCCGACATCCTCGCCAGCGGACTAAGCATCGACCAGATGGTGGCCGCGCGCCAGGAACCGGCCGCAGCGCCGCCGCCTCCAGCACCGGTTGTTGCAGCACCAGCCAAGGCCGCCGCCAGCACCATGATCATCGATACACCGATCCGCGCCGGACAACGCATTTATGCGCGCGACGCCGATCTGGTCATCACCGCCACGGTTAACAATGGCGCCGAAATCATCGCCGACGGCAGCATCCACGTCTACGCGCCCTTGCGCGGGCGGGCGCTGGCCGGCGCCAGCGGCGATACTTCGGCACGGATTTTTGCCGCCAGCATGGAAGCCGAGCTGGTCTCCATCGCCGGCGTCTACCGCACTTTTGAAAACGGCCTGCCGCCGGAACAAAAGGGCCAGCCCGCACAAATTCGACTGAGCGGCGACCGGATTGACGTACTATCGCTCAATTCTGCGTCTCGTAATTGA
- the minD gene encoding septum site-determining protein MinD: MAKIIVVTSGKGGVGKTTSSASFASGLAMRGHKTAVLDFDVGLRNLDLIMGCERRVVYDLINVVNKEATLTQALIKDKHCENLFILPASQTRDKDALTEEGVETVLNDLIKMDFEYIICDSPAGIERGAVMALTFADEAIVVTNPEVSSVRDSDRILGIIQAKSRRAQNGGEPVKEHLLITRYSAKRVEAGEMLSYTDVQDILRIPLIGIIPESESVLHASNQGNPAIHIKGSDVALAYEDVVSRFLGEEVTLRFTSYEKPGFLHRIFGGK; this comes from the coding sequence GTGGCGAAAATCATCGTTGTTACGTCCGGCAAAGGCGGAGTTGGCAAGACCACCTCCAGCGCTAGTTTTGCATCGGGTCTGGCCATGCGCGGCCACAAAACCGCCGTGCTCGATTTTGACGTCGGCCTGCGCAACCTGGATCTGATCATGGGCTGTGAACGGCGCGTGGTGTACGACCTGATCAACGTCGTCAACAAGGAAGCAACGCTGACCCAGGCCCTGATCAAGGACAAGCATTGCGAGAACCTGTTCATCCTGCCGGCCTCGCAAACCCGCGACAAGGACGCCCTGACCGAAGAAGGCGTCGAGACCGTTCTCAACGACCTGATCAAGATGGATTTTGAATACATCATCTGCGACTCGCCAGCCGGTATCGAGCGCGGCGCCGTGATGGCGCTGACCTTTGCCGATGAAGCCATCGTGGTCACCAATCCGGAAGTATCGTCGGTGCGCGATTCCGACCGCATCCTCGGCATCATCCAGGCCAAGTCGCGCCGCGCCCAGAATGGCGGCGAGCCGGTCAAGGAACACTTGCTGATCACCCGTTATTCGGCGAAGCGGGTCGAAGCCGGCGAAATGCTGTCGTATACCGATGTCCAGGATATCCTGCGCATCCCGCTGATCGGCATCATCCCTGAGTCGGAATCGGTGCTGCACGCCTCCAACCAGGGTAATCCGGCGATTCACATCAAAGGCAGCGATGTCGCCCTGGCCTATGAGGATGTAGTCTCGCGCTTCCTCGGCGAAGAAGTCACCCTGCGTTTTACCTCCTACGAAAAGCCGGGGTTCCTGCACCGCATCTTTGGAGGGAAATAA
- the minE gene encoding cell division topological specificity factor MinE — MALLSFLFNSKPKTASAAKERLQIIIARERNGRSGHDFLPALHKELIEVISKYTKVNADDIKISLDRQGNLEVLDVNVVLPDA; from the coding sequence ATGGCATTGCTCTCGTTCTTGTTTAACAGCAAGCCCAAGACCGCGTCGGCCGCCAAGGAGCGCCTGCAGATCATCATTGCCCGCGAGCGCAACGGCCGCTCAGGGCACGATTTCCTGCCGGCGCTGCACAAGGAGCTGATCGAGGTGATTTCCAAGTACACCAAGGTCAATGCAGACGACATCAAGATCTCCCTGGATCGTCAGGGCAATCTTGAAGTACTGGACGTGAATGTGGTGTTGCCAGACGCCTGA
- a CDS encoding response regulator transcription factor, translating into MRIAVLDDDPSQTDLVCQVLTSSGHICHPFQSGKEILNQLRRESYDMLVLDWQVPDLSGPEVLRWVRDKLPRTIPVLFITSRSGEDDIVEGLAAGADDYMIKPIRRSELVARVQALLRRAYPIQNSSEQIVFNDYLFETRSGRLTLAGKPIEITQKEFDLALLFFRNLGRPLSRAYILEAVWSRDVDIPSRTMDTHVSRVRSKLQLRPENGYRLAPVYSYGYRLEQLTG; encoded by the coding sequence ATGAGAATTGCTGTCCTTGATGACGACCCCAGTCAAACCGATCTAGTTTGCCAGGTGCTCACATCCAGTGGCCATATTTGCCACCCGTTCCAAAGCGGGAAAGAAATATTGAACCAGCTGCGACGGGAGAGCTATGACATGCTGGTGCTGGACTGGCAGGTCCCGGATCTGAGCGGGCCAGAGGTGTTGCGCTGGGTAAGAGACAAGCTGCCGCGCACCATTCCGGTCCTGTTCATCACTAGCCGTTCCGGTGAGGACGACATCGTGGAAGGCCTGGCCGCCGGCGCCGATGACTACATGATCAAGCCGATCCGGCGCAGCGAGCTGGTGGCACGGGTGCAAGCCCTGCTGCGGCGTGCTTATCCGATCCAGAACAGCAGTGAACAGATCGTTTTCAACGACTATTTGTTTGAAACCCGTTCAGGCCGTCTGACGCTGGCCGGCAAGCCCATCGAGATTACCCAGAAGGAATTCGACCTGGCCTTGTTGTTTTTTCGCAACCTCGGCCGCCCCCTCTCACGCGCCTATATCCTAGAGGCAGTCTGGTCGCGCGACGTCGACATCCCCTCCCGCACCATGGATACCCACGTCTCGCGGGTAAGGAGTAAGTTACAATTACGACCAGAAAACGGCTATCGGCTCGCACCGGTTTATAGCTATGGGTATCGATTGGAACAATTAACAGGATAA